The following proteins come from a genomic window of Coffea arabica cultivar ET-39 chromosome 11c, Coffea Arabica ET-39 HiFi, whole genome shotgun sequence:
- the LOC140017038 gene encoding uncharacterized protein, with protein MKYSFKLLRKCAKKFLSKIRMAKSRASKNHKAKAAPPLPPPTPRAAPPSPPHEEEVHVQVQVHNGEHELCRGGDCNCLSEFVGKLWTIPGMKSVGAVNMAKPGDRIDVEEFFDKIEKTPELESIEVVSMGNSGAHMDDEQILLPLSMPLVAPPSLAPASPSEEDDHPDDGPVDCDRLGEFIDKLWTIPGMHNIETFNLDKSGFQIPG; from the exons ATGAAGTACTCCTTCAAACTTCTTCGTAAG TGTGCAAAGAAGTTCTTGAGCAAAATAAGGATGGCCAAGTCTCGCGCAAGCAAGAATCATAAGGCAAAAGCAGCACCGCCATTGCCTCCGCCCACACCTCGGGCTGCTCCACCGTCTCCACCACATGAAGAAGAGGTTCACGTTCAGGTTCAGGTTCACAATGGAGAACATGAACTGTGCAGGGGCGGAGACTGCAATTGCCTCAGTGAATTTGTTGGCAAACTGTGGACAATCCCGGGAATGAAAAGTGTTGGTGCTGTCAACATGGCAAAGCCAGGAGATCGTATTGATGTGGAAGAATTCTTTGACAAAATAGAGAAAACTCCAGAACTGGAAAGTATTGAAGTGGTCAGCATGGGGAATTCGGGAGCTCATATGGATGATGAACAGATTCTGCTGCCACTGTCCATGCCTCTAGTTGCTCCACCATCTCTGGCACCAGCTTCACCAAGTGAAGAAGACGATCATCCGGACGATGGACCGGTCGACTGCGATCGCCTCGGAGAATTTATTGACAAACTGTGGACAATTCCAGGGATGCACAACATCGAAACTTTCAATCTGGATAAATCGGGTTTCCAGATTCCTGGTTAA